A genomic window from Nicotiana sylvestris chromosome 11, ASM39365v2, whole genome shotgun sequence includes:
- the LOC138881092 gene encoding uncharacterized protein, which translates to MEFVRLSKYALQLVSTMDTRVWRFVQGLSPLVVNEAATTALHSDMNYGKIAIDCYALIYPGSSLSYVTPLIPSSVGVELEQLHEPFSVSTPVSDSITATRVYRNCVVMVCGCATTTDLIELEMLDFDVIMGMDWLYLCFPKLDCRTRVMRLEFPNEPVIEWKGNGLVPKGRFISYLKASKMIRKGCIYHLVRVADTTSEVSVPESVPVVNEFLEVFSDELPGIPPDREIYFGIDVFPNTRSISIPPYRMAPAELRELKEQLKDLLEKGFIRPSVSPWGAPVLFCQKEGWVALDVH; encoded by the exons ATGGAGTTTGTGAGGTTGTCCAAGTATGCTCTTCAGTTAGTGTCGACCATGGATACTCGAGTTTGGCGATTCGTTCAGGGTCTTAGTCCTTTGGTGGTGAATGAGGCTGCTACAACGGCCTTACACtcagatatgaattatgggaagatt GCCATTGATTGTTATGCTCTTATATATCCGGGGTCCTCTTTGTCTTATGTCACCCCACTCATTCCTTCAAGTGTTGGGGTAGAACTCGAACAGCTTCATGAGCCGTTCTCTGTATCGACTCCTGTTAGTGATTCTATTACAGCCACGCGAGTTTATAGGAATTGTGTTGTCATGGTATGTGGTTGTGCTACAACGACCGATCTTATTGAGCTTGAAatgttggattttgatgtgattatgggaatggactggCTTTATTTGTGCTTTCCTAAACTTGACTGCCGAACAAGAGTCATGAGGCTTGAGTTCCCTAATGAGCCGGTTATTGAGTGGAAGGGAAATGGTTTGGtgccaaaaggtaggtttatttcctaccttaaggcttCGAAGATGATTAGGAAGGGGTGTATCTACCATTTGGTCCGGGTGGCGGACACCACTTCAGAAGTGTCTGTCCCCGAGTCCGTGCCAGTCGTGAATGAGTTTCTTGAAGTGTTTTCGGACGAGCTTCCAGGGATCCCGCCAGATAGGGAGATTTATTTCGGGATTGATGTATTTCCAAATACGCGGTcgatatctattccaccatacagaATGGCGCCAGCGGAGTTAagggagttaaaggaacagctgaaggatttattagaaaaggggttcatacggccaagtgtgtcaccgtggggtgccccAGTTCTTTTTTGTcagaaagaaggatgggtcgctctggatgtgcattga